In Leuconostoc kimchii IMSNU 11154, the DNA window AACGTGCAGAGTGGGCTTTGTTAAAAGATCAACAATCTGTGAGTGCAGACGGTAAAAATTTTGTGTTAGGTGCTAATATTGGGTCACCTAAAGATATGGATGCTGTCCTAGAGAATGGTTCAGAAGGTGTTGGATTATATCGTACTGAATTCTTATACATGGAATCGGATCATTTACCAACAGAAGATGAGCAATTTGAAGCGTATAAAGCTGTTGTTGAAAAAATGGCTGGTAAGCCGGTAACTGTTCGTACAATGGATATTGGTGGCGATAAGAATTTGAGCTACTGGAAATTACCTGAAGAAGAAAACCCATTCTTGGGTTATCGTGCGATTCGTATTTCTTTGGATCAAACCGAAATTTTCAGAACACAATTACGTGCGTTGCTACGTGCATCTGCTTATGGCAATTTGTGGATTATGTTTCCAATGATCGCAACGTTGGCTGAATTCCGTAGTGCTAAAAAGGTTTACTCAGAAGAGCGTGCTAAGCTTGAAGAAGCTGGTGTAGCAATGGGTGACATTAAATTAGGTATTATGATTGAAATTCCAGCAGCAGCAGTCTTAGCAGATAAGTTTGCTAAGGAAGTTGATTTCTTCTCAATTGGCACTAACGATTTGATTGGTTATACGATGGCTGCAGACCGTGGCAATGACAAGGTTGCTTATTTGTACCAACCATACAATCCGTCAATTTTACGTTTGATTAATAACGTTATCGCTTCAGCACACAACGAAGGTAAGTTCGTTGCCATGTGTGGCGAAATGGCTGGTGATCCAATTGCTGTACCAATTTTAATGGGTATGGGATTAGATGAGTTTTCAATGAGCGCACCATCTGTTCTACAGACGCGATCATTGATGAAAAAGCTAAATACAGCTGACATGAAATTGTTAGCTGAAAAAGCTTTGGATGCCGAAACCAACGATGAAGTTGTTGCCTTGGTGGAATCAGCTACAAAGTAGCGCTTGATTATTTCAAAAATAAATTAATATTAATGAGCAAACTGTAAACATGACTGAAGTAATTCGGTCATGTTTGCAGTTTTTTATCGTCTTTTGTAACCAATCACTATCTTGTTCGTTATATCTATGAAAGGAGGGGTATATGGAAATTAATCGCTATGAAAAAATATTAGTCGATATTGCAAATGAAATTGTTGGTTTTTTAATTAATCAGGGTGTGGAAAAAAGTGATGCACAAGATATTATGCAGGATGTTTTTGTAAAATTACTTCAAACAGATATTATATTGACGCCAGATAAATTGCGGCCATGGTTGTATCGTGTTGCACTATCACGATTTTACGATATTTATCGTCGCCAAAAGCGTTACCGTGACATTCTACTAGAACAATATGGACAATATTCCGAAGTTGAACCAATATTGGCGGATTATAGTAGTTTGCAACGTGCATTGGGACAATTAAATGATTATCAACGGGCGTTGATCATTTTGCATTATGATGATCGAAAACGAATTAACGCTATTGCTGCGATTTATAACGTTAGTGAATCCAAAATAAAAGTAGATTTGTATCGAACAAGAAAGCAGTTAAAACACATGATGATGGGGTATGAAAATGAGTGACAATATTAATTTTGAAAAAATTGTTAAGATAGAAAAACGTAAAAAGATGTGGAAAACCATAGCAATTGCCTGTGCTGCGACGTTGGTAGTAGGTGGTGGTGGCGCATATGCTACTCATCAATTTGTAGGACATAAAATGCAAAAGGAAGCTGAAAAACAACAACGTCAGTTTAATATTGAGGATCTGATATATTCACCTAATATGATATCGACATCACAATATTTTTCAGTAACTAGAGCCACGCAAAGTACATTGAAAAGTGACCGTGAAAAAAACATTGATGGGTATCGTGTGTCTTACCCAGAAAAAAGTATCTCATTTAATATGAATGGCATTGAAAGTGCTTCTTCACAAACACCAAATGTTGTTTCTAAAAATGGTTCATCTAAAGAAGTGATTGCCACTAATCGGCAGTCTCAACAAAAAGAACCCTTATTTTTCAATGTGAAGTATGCCCATGCATATCAATCTGCCAAAGATCAAAAATCAATGTTAGCACCAAGCAAGCCAACACACGAGGCCAAAACTTTAGATCATTTATCAAATTCCTTAAGTGAAGTGGCAATCACATTCGATAAACGTTACAGCTATGATGACATTCGTCAAATGATGCCTGATAATGTCATGATCAATTATTATTGGCTGGGCATTAAGAGTGATAAACTAGATGCAACGCATGCCCCTTATATTGGTCTGAATGCTAGTGAAGATGGTACAGGAAAATTGACAGAAGGAACTGGAATTAAAGCAGGTCAAAATGAATTTTTCGGTTATCAAGGACTCAAACAAGCATTAAAAGATCAGTCTGGGCGACAGGTTATCGATAATATAGACATTGCAAAGGATGGTCAAAAACTGATTGCAAAAAATCTCAAATCAGCAACATTCGCTGGCGTAATTGTTACTGGGCGAACACAAAATTTAGCTAAACTAGATAGTCAGCATTATACGTTTGCGACAAATGTGGGTGTCACAACACCGATTATGCCGTATCAAGAGCCAATCAAATAACTTCTATCTCAACCACCGTTTGGTGGTTGTTTTTGTGTTAAAATATAAATTATGAAGATTCTAGCATTTGATACAAGTAACCAGCCACTGACAGTGAGTTTGGCGGAAGATAATAACGTTCTACGGGTTTTCTCGACTAACGAGGCACGTAATCATTCTATTCAATTGTTGCCAGCCATTCAAGCCACGTTGGCAGCACAACAATGGACATTATCCGATATTGATCGTATCGTCGTAGCGCAAGGGCCAGGCTCATTTACTGGGTTAAGAATCGGCGTGACGGTGGCTAAAATGCTAGCTGATACATTAAATATAGCCTTGGTTGGCGTTTCTAGTTTGGCCATTTTAGCGCAAAATGTGTCGAATGAAGGATTAGTTGTGCCGTTATTTAATGCGCGTAATGATAATGTTTTTTCAGGTGTTTATCAGAACGGTGAAAATGTTTTTCCTGATGCGCATCAACCCCTCATTAATTTGTTTGCTTGGCTAGCCGAACGTGACGAAACAGTGACGTTTTTGGGTGATACCGATATTTTTGCAGAAAAAATTGCAGAAAAATTTGGCACACAGGCTCATGTATTAACACCAAGTGAGAGTTTACCTGACGGGCAGGGTATTGTTTCTTTAGGCATAAAAGCCACGCCAATTGCAAGCATTGCTGACTTTAATCCACAATATTTGCGAAAGACACAAGCAGAGTTGAACTGGATTGCAGCACATCCGGGTGAGGATAACCCTGAAAATTATGTTTTTGAAGTTTAATCGGCATCATAAATTACCCGCGGCATTACCAAAATTTGAACAAAAATTAGTTGACACTAGAGGGTATTCGTTTATATTGAGACGAGCAACTGTTGAAGATATTGATAGTTTAGTACATATTGAGGAAGCTGTGTATGCTGGTAAGGCACCATGGTTATTGCGTGATTTCTTGAGTGAACTATCTAGACCGCGTTTACGCCTGTATTTAGTAATTCAACGAAACGATCAAGTGATTGGTTTTGCAGGCGCAGCTTATAATCGTGAGAAGCAGGATATACATATAACGAACATTGCGATTGTGCCTATTTGGCAAAAAAATGGGCTGGGGACGTTGATGATTGAGGAATTAGCGGCTTTTTCAAGGGCCGTTGGTGTGACAACAATGAGTTTAGAAGCACGTGCTTCTAATCATGGTGCCATGGCTTTATATCAGCGATTAGGTTTTTTGAAAACGGATGTAAAGAAGGGTTACTACTTTGGTGATCATGAAGATGCAATTACAATGGTAAATCATTTTGAACATAAAATTAGCGACAATTGAAGATAGTCAGCAGATATTTGAAATTGCCGAAGCTGCCTTTTCACCGTCTCCTTGGCCAAAATCACTATTTGAACATGAGTTAACAAGCCCTAGAAGCCACTATTTTATTGCCGATGGTGGTTTTGTA includes these proteins:
- the ptsP gene encoding phosphoenolpyruvate--protein phosphotransferase encodes the protein MSNNFKGIAASNGIAIAKAYLLVDPDLSFSKTTIKDVAAEQARVDDALKAASADVEIIKARAEKNLGADEAQVFEAHLMVLSDPEMSGAFKQKIADDQVNAEQAVKEVTDMYIGMFEAMTDNAYMQERAADIRDVTKRILSHLLNVALPNPALIDEEVVLVSKDLTPSDTSQLDRQFVKGILTDLGGRTAHASIMARTLEIPAVVGSEVATQEVAAGVTVIVDGLTGDVIVDPDADTLAVYQQKAADYLAQRAEWALLKDQQSVSADGKNFVLGANIGSPKDMDAVLENGSEGVGLYRTEFLYMESDHLPTEDEQFEAYKAVVEKMAGKPVTVRTMDIGGDKNLSYWKLPEEENPFLGYRAIRISLDQTEIFRTQLRALLRASAYGNLWIMFPMIATLAEFRSAKKVYSEERAKLEEAGVAMGDIKLGIMIEIPAAAVLADKFAKEVDFFSIGTNDLIGYTMAADRGNDKVAYLYQPYNPSILRLINNVIASAHNEGKFVAMCGEMAGDPIAVPILMGMGLDEFSMSAPSVLQTRSLMKKLNTADMKLLAEKALDAETNDEVVALVESATK
- a CDS encoding RNA polymerase sigma factor; translation: MEINRYEKILVDIANEIVGFLINQGVEKSDAQDIMQDVFVKLLQTDIILTPDKLRPWLYRVALSRFYDIYRRQKRYRDILLEQYGQYSEVEPILADYSSLQRALGQLNDYQRALIILHYDDRKRINAIAAIYNVSESKIKVDLYRTRKQLKHMMMGYENE
- a CDS encoding anti sigma factor C-terminal domain-containing protein, with product MSDNINFEKIVKIEKRKKMWKTIAIACAATLVVGGGGAYATHQFVGHKMQKEAEKQQRQFNIEDLIYSPNMISTSQYFSVTRATQSTLKSDREKNIDGYRVSYPEKSISFNMNGIESASSQTPNVVSKNGSSKEVIATNRQSQQKEPLFFNVKYAHAYQSAKDQKSMLAPSKPTHEAKTLDHLSNSLSEVAITFDKRYSYDDIRQMMPDNVMINYYWLGIKSDKLDATHAPYIGLNASEDGTGKLTEGTGIKAGQNEFFGYQGLKQALKDQSGRQVIDNIDIAKDGQKLIAKNLKSATFAGVIVTGRTQNLAKLDSQHYTFATNVGVTTPIMPYQEPIK
- the tsaB gene encoding tRNA (adenosine(37)-N6)-threonylcarbamoyltransferase complex dimerization subunit type 1 TsaB; this encodes MKILAFDTSNQPLTVSLAEDNNVLRVFSTNEARNHSIQLLPAIQATLAAQQWTLSDIDRIVVAQGPGSFTGLRIGVTVAKMLADTLNIALVGVSSLAILAQNVSNEGLVVPLFNARNDNVFSGVYQNGENVFPDAHQPLINLFAWLAERDETVTFLGDTDIFAEKIAEKFGTQAHVLTPSESLPDGQGIVSLGIKATPIASIADFNPQYLRKTQAELNWIAAHPGEDNPENYVFEV
- the rimI gene encoding ribosomal protein S18-alanine N-acetyltransferase, with the protein product MFLKFNRHHKLPAALPKFEQKLVDTRGYSFILRRATVEDIDSLVHIEEAVYAGKAPWLLRDFLSELSRPRLRLYLVIQRNDQVIGFAGAAYNREKQDIHITNIAIVPIWQKNGLGTLMIEELAAFSRAVGVTTMSLEARASNHGAMALYQRLGFLKTDVKKGYYFGDHEDAITMVNHFEHKISDN